A window of the Streptomyces luomodiensis genome harbors these coding sequences:
- a CDS encoding MBL fold metallo-hydrolase: MVTPVGKTDAVADGTRGGGADGSGSRLPGLWRRTIGELTLTYVPDAGVAMIPTRVYPLSTPQDWDGHRTHMTGEGHLAMGCGALLVERGATRLLIDAGHGSISGEDVEHFQHGFAHVRTLPAALTELGVDPADLEMVAFTHLHGDHTGWARPDAVEDPRSLFTTARWMVGEGELKGAALGDGPILAGGDERITFVADGTEIADGVRAWSLPGHTPGHTAWILDTGDGRSIVAFGDAMHSPVQVRHPDWRVVLDAHPDEAEKSRRRLIDHLARDGVFGFGVHFADQQLGTVDGSGRWRPWSDETTG; the protein is encoded by the coding sequence GTGGTGACACCCGTAGGCAAGACCGATGCCGTGGCGGACGGTACGCGGGGCGGCGGCGCCGACGGCTCCGGGTCCCGGCTGCCGGGGCTCTGGCGGCGCACCATCGGCGAACTCACCCTGACCTATGTGCCCGACGCGGGCGTCGCCATGATCCCCACGCGTGTCTACCCGCTCTCCACCCCACAGGACTGGGACGGGCACCGCACACATATGACCGGAGAGGGCCACCTGGCCATGGGATGCGGAGCGCTGCTCGTCGAGCGCGGAGCGACCCGCCTGCTCATCGACGCCGGCCACGGCTCCATTTCCGGCGAGGACGTGGAGCACTTTCAGCATGGGTTCGCCCATGTGCGGACACTGCCCGCGGCGCTGACCGAACTCGGCGTGGACCCCGCCGACCTGGAGATGGTCGCCTTCACCCACCTCCACGGCGACCACACCGGATGGGCCCGGCCCGACGCGGTCGAGGATCCACGGAGCCTGTTCACCACGGCACGGTGGATGGTCGGCGAGGGCGAACTGAAGGGCGCCGCCCTGGGAGACGGCCCGATACTGGCCGGCGGGGACGAACGGATCACGTTCGTCGCCGACGGAACCGAGATCGCCGACGGCGTCCGCGCCTGGTCCCTGCCCGGACACACCCCCGGGCACACCGCCTGGATCCTCGACACCGGCGACGGCCGGAGCATCGTGGCCTTCGGCGACGCCATGCACTCCCCGGTCCAGGTGCGGCACCCGGACTGGCGGGTGGTGCTGGACGCCCACCCGGACGAGGCCGAGAAGTCACGACGCCGTCTCATCGACCACCTCGCCCGGGACGGGGTCTTCGGTTTCGGTGTGCACTTCGCCGACCAGCAACTGGGAACGGTGGACGGCTCCGGGCGGTGGCGCCCGTGGTCCGACGAGACGACCGGGTAG
- a CDS encoding ribonuclease H family protein gives MAEQIIAACDGASKGNPGPAAWAWVIGGTDGAVERWEAGPLGTATNNVAELTALQRLLESTDAVVPLQVRMDSQYAMKAVTTWLPGWRKKGWKTASGSPVANRELVKRIDELLGGRTVEFVYVPAHQIDGDPFNAAADRAASHTARTQQPAGTSLGSALPPPEGPTATRPAGRGGAARSRTTTAQRGRGARSKGSIKAKFPGRCRCGTPYAKGETIVKNADGWGHPSCAT, from the coding sequence ATGGCTGAACAGATCATCGCCGCGTGTGACGGGGCATCGAAGGGAAACCCCGGGCCCGCGGCCTGGGCATGGGTCATCGGCGGCACCGATGGAGCGGTGGAGCGCTGGGAGGCCGGGCCACTGGGCACCGCGACCAACAACGTGGCCGAACTCACCGCGCTGCAGCGGCTGTTGGAGTCCACCGACGCGGTCGTGCCGCTACAGGTGCGGATGGACTCCCAGTATGCGATGAAGGCGGTCACCACATGGCTGCCCGGATGGCGGAAGAAGGGGTGGAAGACCGCATCGGGATCGCCGGTGGCCAACCGCGAGCTGGTGAAGCGTATCGATGAGCTCTTGGGCGGCCGCACGGTGGAATTCGTCTATGTGCCGGCCCACCAGATCGACGGTGACCCGTTCAACGCGGCCGCCGACCGGGCGGCCAGCCACACGGCCCGCACACAGCAGCCCGCGGGCACCTCGCTCGGCTCCGCCCTGCCACCCCCCGAGGGCCCGACGGCGACGCGCCCGGCGGGCCGCGGTGGCGCGGCGCGCTCGCGCACGACGACGGCACAGCGGGGGAGGGGCGCCCGCTCGAAGGGGTCCATCAAGGCGAAGTTCCCCGGCCGGTGCCGCTGCGGCACGCCCTACGCCAAGGGTGAAACGATCGTGAAGAACGCCGACGGCTGGGGCCATCCGTCCTGCGCCACCTGA
- a CDS encoding VOC family protein, whose amino-acid sequence MPHQQRPRSDVERPATAVQLNHTAVYARDRRLSAEFIAAILGVAVGAPFGPFLPVELGNGVTLDYYEKRDEPIQPQHYAFLVPDEGFDAMIARLEAVGVTYYADPGHTDPGRINRLFGGRGAYFDDPGGHNMEIITRPYIHPQ is encoded by the coding sequence ATGCCACACCAACAGCGTCCCCGGAGCGACGTCGAACGCCCGGCCACCGCCGTCCAGCTCAATCACACCGCCGTCTACGCCCGCGACCGGCGGCTGTCCGCCGAGTTCATCGCCGCGATCCTGGGGGTGGCGGTCGGCGCCCCCTTCGGCCCGTTCCTGCCCGTCGAGCTCGGCAACGGCGTGACACTCGACTACTACGAGAAGCGCGACGAGCCCATACAGCCGCAGCATTACGCGTTCCTCGTTCCCGACGAGGGGTTCGACGCGATGATCGCCCGCCTGGAAGCGGTCGGCGTCACCTACTACGCCGACCCCGGCCACACCGATCCCGGCCGGATCAACCGTCTCTTCGGCGGGCGCGGCGCGTACTTCGACGATCCCGGCGGCCACAACATGGAGATCATCACCCGGCCCTATATCCACCCCCAGTGA
- a CDS encoding MFS transporter — MNDPELLSGSTSCLTAAPGPATVAPAQSVAPGRPAVAAPDPRGGSAGLSRATVLLLSLVCGSAVANIYYAQPLLPVMAKALGVSEGAGGLVVTASQIGYALSLALLVPLGDVLERRRLVSVLLGLTAVALLGAAASPSLGPLLAAIAAVGVTSAVAQIVVPMAASLAADHERGSVVGTVMSGLLIGIMFARTLAGLLAQIGGWQLVFIVAAVLMAVLAVTLRLVLRPVPPPERTAYPRLLRSVLMLVRTEPLLRRRMGLAAVGMGCFTILWTASSFLLANPPYNYRPAAIGLFGLAGVVGAVAAVIAGRLADRGRGRQVVTGGLILLTGSWGVLAAAGLGGAAGLTALIVGIMALNLAQQSLLISHQSAIYRRAPHARSRVTTALMVSAFVGSAASSALTALLYPLLGWTGMCGLGALIALAGVGIWILELRRPSPSEPLAAPSAAQEDDRA; from the coding sequence ATGAACGATCCAGAATTGCTGTCGGGCAGTACGTCATGCCTGACCGCGGCGCCCGGCCCGGCCACCGTGGCACCCGCACAGTCGGTGGCGCCCGGCCGCCCGGCGGTCGCCGCACCCGACCCCCGCGGGGGTTCTGCCGGGCTGAGCCGGGCGACGGTGCTGCTGCTGTCGCTCGTGTGCGGCTCGGCGGTGGCCAACATCTACTACGCCCAGCCCTTGCTGCCCGTCATGGCGAAGGCGCTCGGGGTGTCCGAAGGGGCCGGTGGACTGGTCGTCACCGCCTCGCAGATCGGCTATGCGCTCTCGCTGGCACTGCTGGTGCCCCTGGGCGATGTGCTCGAACGCCGCCGTCTGGTCAGCGTGTTGCTCGGACTCACCGCCGTGGCCCTGCTCGGCGCGGCCGCGTCCCCGTCGCTGGGGCCCCTGCTCGCCGCGATCGCCGCGGTGGGGGTGACATCGGCGGTGGCCCAGATCGTGGTGCCCATGGCCGCGTCGCTCGCCGCCGACCACGAACGCGGCTCGGTGGTGGGCACGGTGATGAGCGGTCTGCTCATCGGCATCATGTTCGCCCGCACCCTCGCCGGGCTGCTCGCCCAGATCGGCGGGTGGCAGCTGGTGTTTATCGTCGCGGCCGTCCTGATGGCCGTGCTGGCCGTCACCCTGCGCCTGGTCCTGCGCCCCGTACCGCCGCCGGAGCGCACGGCCTACCCCCGGCTGCTGCGCTCGGTACTCATGCTGGTGCGCACCGAGCCGCTGCTGCGCCGGCGCATGGGCCTGGCCGCGGTCGGGATGGGCTGCTTCACCATCCTGTGGACCGCGTCGTCGTTCCTGCTGGCCAACCCGCCGTACAACTACCGTCCCGCCGCCATCGGCCTGTTCGGCCTGGCCGGGGTCGTCGGAGCTGTCGCCGCCGTCATCGCCGGCCGGCTCGCGGACCGCGGCCGTGGCCGTCAGGTGGTGACGGGCGGGCTGATCCTGCTGACCGGCAGCTGGGGTGTGCTCGCCGCCGCCGGCCTGGGCGGAGCGGCCGGTCTGACCGCGCTGATCGTCGGCATCATGGCGCTCAACCTCGCCCAGCAGTCCCTGCTGATCAGCCACCAGAGCGCGATCTACCGCCGGGCCCCGCACGCCCGCAGCCGGGTGACGACCGCCCTCATGGTCTCCGCGTTCGTCGGCAGCGCCGCCTCCTCGGCGCTGACCGCACTGCTCTACCCGCTCCTCGGATGGACGGGCATGTGCGGCCTCGGCGCGCTGATCGCGCTGGCCGGGGTCGGCATCTGGATCCTCGAACTGCGCCGGCCCAGCCCCTCCGAGCCGCTCGCCGCTCCGTCGGCGGCCCAGGAGGACGACCGTGCCTGA
- a CDS encoding endonuclease I family protein gives MSTHRPRRSRRISLLAVVAAAGIAVPSVAAADTPVAPVASDHHRPTAVRVLDDTYYQDALGKSGQELKAALHTIISEQTKVSYSEVWDALKATDEDPDNPSNVILLYSGRSQSKDENGGNADQWNREHVWAKSHGDFGTATGPGTDLHHLRPANVTVNSIRGNKDFDNGGEDVPDAAGNRTDDDSFEPRDQVKGDVARMILYMAVRYEGDDGFADLEPNDKVDNGSAPNIGRLSVLKQWNDEDPPDDFEKNRNQVIYDSFQHNRNPFIDHPEWVDSIWE, from the coding sequence ATGTCCACTCATCGCCCGCGCCGGTCACGGCGCATCTCCCTGCTGGCCGTAGTGGCCGCGGCCGGTATCGCCGTCCCCTCGGTCGCCGCCGCCGACACACCGGTCGCCCCGGTCGCATCGGACCACCACCGGCCCACGGCCGTACGGGTACTGGACGACACCTACTACCAGGACGCGCTGGGCAAGAGCGGCCAGGAGCTGAAGGCCGCGCTGCACACGATCATCAGCGAGCAGACCAAAGTGTCCTACAGCGAGGTCTGGGACGCGCTGAAGGCCACGGACGAGGACCCGGACAACCCGTCGAACGTCATACTCCTCTACTCCGGCCGCTCCCAGTCCAAGGACGAGAACGGCGGCAACGCCGACCAGTGGAACCGCGAGCACGTCTGGGCGAAGTCGCACGGCGACTTCGGCACCGCCACCGGGCCCGGCACCGACCTGCACCACCTGCGTCCGGCCAATGTCACGGTGAACAGCATCCGCGGCAACAAGGACTTCGACAACGGCGGCGAGGACGTGCCCGACGCCGCCGGCAACCGCACCGACGACGACTCCTTCGAACCCCGCGACCAGGTCAAGGGCGATGTCGCCCGGATGATCCTCTACATGGCCGTCCGCTACGAGGGGGACGACGGCTTCGCCGACCTCGAGCCCAACGACAAGGTCGACAACGGCTCCGCCCCCAACATCGGCCGCCTGTCCGTACTGAAGCAGTGGAACGACGAGGACCCGCCGGACGACTTCGAGAAGAACCGCAACCAGGTCATCTACGACAGCTTCCAGCACAACCGGAACCCGTTCATCGACCACCCCGAGTGGGTCGACTCCATCTGGGAGTGA